In Marivivens aquimaris, one genomic interval encodes:
- a CDS encoding ABC transporter permease, which translates to MRKVLTPLIAIVVFLLLWEFIVWVNGWPNYVMASPSDLPEAYARFWKLFLIMGWQTLWRTVVGLLIAVVVGTLIGMIMGFSRIARDALYPLLVGFNAVPKATLVPVIALIFIGQHDFNTVLMAFLISFFPIAVSVGIGLSTLEPEYRDILRALGASKMTIFWKIALPKTLPEFFGALKVAVTLAFIGTNLVEIVSPHGRGLGALFKSGETNANYPLMFAVLIALAVLGILLYYAVVALEKIFAGWAERPQS; encoded by the coding sequence ATGCGTAAGGTCCTCACACCGCTCATTGCGATCGTTGTTTTTCTACTGCTTTGGGAGTTCATCGTCTGGGTCAATGGCTGGCCGAACTACGTCATGGCCTCGCCCTCGGACCTGCCCGAAGCTTACGCCCGCTTCTGGAAGCTATTCCTAATTATGGGCTGGCAGACGCTCTGGCGGACGGTAGTCGGACTGCTGATCGCGGTTGTCGTCGGCACGCTGATCGGCATGATTATGGGCTTCTCGCGGATCGCTCGCGATGCGCTGTATCCGTTGCTCGTCGGCTTCAACGCGGTGCCCAAGGCGACGCTCGTGCCCGTGATCGCGCTGATTTTCATTGGCCAGCACGATTTCAACACGGTGTTGATGGCGTTCCTGATCAGCTTCTTCCCGATCGCCGTCTCGGTGGGCATTGGCCTTTCGACGCTGGAACCGGAGTACCGCGACATCCTGAGAGCGCTCGGCGCGTCGAAGATGACGATCTTCTGGAAAATCGCGCTGCCGAAAACGCTGCCGGAGTTCTTCGGCGCTTTGAAAGTCGCCGTCACACTGGCCTTCATCGGCACCAATCTGGTGGAGATCGTATCGCCCCACGGGCGTGGCCTCGGTGCTCTGTTCAAGTCGGGAGAGACCAACGCCAACTACCCGTTGATGTTCGCGGTCCTGATCGCCTTGGCGGTACTCGGCATCCTGCTTTATTACGCAGTTGTCGCGCTAGAGAAGATATTCGCCGGATGGGCCGAACGGCCCCAGTCCTAA
- the nudC gene encoding NAD(+) diphosphatase — protein sequence MMYPLSFAGDGFDRSAEEREQADVIYTQAEARSIALWRGKPLVEGGRLVRLPVDHEIFEDKGDCIYLGRPEGQPLFATDISKWEPADIEDAALGAFLDDSRQIHPLLPSEQGFIDMRAMLTVLDPFEADVAATAKAVLEWQRSHGYCAKCGHKTEAVKGGWQRSCSACGAQHFPRTDPVVIMMVERNDRVLVGRGATWPERMYSVLAGFVEPGETIEAAVRREVFEETSITVGEVHYAASQSWPFPSSLMIGCTAVATSDDIRIDPEELADAKWLTREELASVFSGEHPEVAPPRKGPIAGRLLANWLAATDD from the coding sequence ATGATGTACCCTCTCTCCTTTGCCGGTGACGGCTTCGACCGCTCTGCCGAAGAGCGCGAACAGGCCGATGTGATTTATACTCAAGCCGAAGCGCGCAGCATCGCCTTGTGGCGTGGAAAGCCGCTCGTAGAAGGGGGCAGGCTGGTCCGTTTGCCCGTCGATCACGAGATTTTCGAGGACAAAGGGGACTGTATCTATCTGGGCCGCCCCGAAGGCCAGCCGCTGTTCGCGACTGATATCTCTAAGTGGGAACCTGCGGATATCGAAGATGCTGCGCTTGGCGCGTTCCTTGATGACTCGCGGCAGATCCACCCGCTGCTCCCAAGTGAGCAGGGATTTATCGACATGCGGGCGATGCTCACCGTGCTCGATCCGTTCGAGGCCGATGTTGCGGCGACCGCCAAGGCAGTTCTCGAATGGCAGCGGAGCCACGGGTATTGCGCCAAGTGTGGCCACAAGACCGAAGCCGTTAAGGGTGGTTGGCAGCGCAGTTGTAGCGCCTGCGGTGCCCAACATTTCCCGCGCACCGATCCCGTGGTCATCATGATGGTCGAACGCAATGATCGTGTGCTTGTGGGGCGCGGCGCGACGTGGCCCGAGAGGATGTACTCGGTCCTCGCGGGCTTTGTTGAGCCTGGCGAAACCATCGAAGCGGCGGTCCGCCGTGAGGTGTTCGAAGAGACCAGCATTACGGTCGGCGAAGTCCATTACGCCGCGAGCCAGTCGTGGCCATTCCCGTCATCGTTGATGATCGGCTGCACGGCTGTTGCGACAAGTGACGATATCAGAATCGATCCCGAAGAACTGGCTGATGCCAAGTGGTTAACGCGCGAAGAACTAGCATCGGTGTTCTCTGGGGAGCACCCTGAGGTTGCTCCTCCGCGCAAGGGGCCTATCGCAGGTCGATTGCTGGCAAATTGGCTTGCGGCCACCGACGATTAA
- a CDS encoding ABC transporter ATP-binding protein, with protein sequence MTNLIEIKDVRHAYQTANGPLPVLDGLDLSVPEGEFCAVVGPSGCGKSTLTRLVTGLMKPDSGEVWLHGELVKSPRKTVGMAFQNPVMLEWRTIMQNVMLPLEIVAPSMSKADREKRAMELLELVGLAGFEHKRPSELSGGMRQRASLCRAIVHKPEVLIMDEPFGALDNFTREDLWQTMRDLRAKEPFTCVLITHDLRESVFLGDQVVVLSGRPARTQYVLDVTLPADRTIDVLYEPKSGQMLHTLRDQIRIAQGREETHA encoded by the coding sequence ATGACCAATCTCATTGAAATCAAAGACGTCCGTCACGCCTACCAAACGGCGAATGGACCGCTCCCCGTGCTTGACGGCCTCGATCTGTCGGTGCCCGAAGGCGAATTCTGCGCCGTTGTCGGTCCGTCCGGCTGCGGCAAATCCACGTTGACCCGACTGGTTACGGGGCTGATGAAGCCTGACAGCGGCGAGGTCTGGCTCCACGGCGAACTGGTAAAGTCCCCGCGTAAAACAGTTGGTATGGCGTTCCAGAACCCCGTCATGCTGGAGTGGCGGACGATCATGCAGAATGTCATGCTGCCGCTCGAAATCGTGGCGCCGTCCATGTCCAAAGCCGACCGCGAAAAACGCGCGATGGAACTACTGGAGCTCGTCGGCCTCGCCGGTTTCGAGCACAAACGCCCCAGCGAATTGTCAGGCGGGATGCGCCAACGCGCCTCGCTCTGCCGCGCCATCGTTCATAAGCCTGAAGTGCTCATCATGGACGAACCCTTCGGCGCGCTCGACAACTTCACCCGCGAAGACCTCTGGCAAACGATGCGCGACCTGCGCGCCAAGGAGCCCTTCACATGCGTGCTCATCACCCACGACCTGCGGGAAAGCGTGTTCCTCGGCGATCAGGTCGTCGTGCTATCAGGCCGCCCCGCCCGCACCCAGTACGTGCTGGATGTGACACTGCCTGCGGACCGGACCATCGACGTGCTCTATGAACCAAAATCGGGCCAGATGCTGCATACGCTCCGCGACCAGATCCGCATCGCACAGGGGCGGGAGGAAACACATGCGTAA
- the pheS gene encoding phenylalanine--tRNA ligase subunit alpha, with product MDDLKAKYLDLIANASDEAAIEEVRLAAVGKKGEVSLKMRELGKMTPEERQVAGPALNALKDEINAALAAKKTALADAALEERLKSEWLDVTLPSRHARQGTVHPISQVTEEVMAIFADMGFTVAEGPQIESDWYNFDALNIPSHHSARAEMDTFYMKTPEGSNDAPPVLRTHTSPVQIRALEKNGAPIRVIAPGRVYRADYDQTHTPMFNQVEGLAIGKDISMANLKWVLEEFLSAFFGKRVKTRFRASHFPFTEPSAEVDVQCKWEDGKVTVGEGDDWLEILGSGMVHPKVLEAAGVDPNEWQGFAFGIGIDRIAMLKYGIPDLRAFFDSDLRWLRHYGFSALDVPTLHGGLSR from the coding sequence ATGGACGACCTGAAAGCCAAATATCTGGACCTGATTGCCAATGCCTCGGACGAGGCGGCCATCGAAGAAGTCCGTCTTGCCGCCGTTGGCAAGAAGGGTGAAGTAAGCCTCAAGATGCGTGAGCTGGGCAAGATGACGCCCGAAGAGCGGCAGGTTGCCGGTCCCGCTCTGAACGCGCTGAAGGACGAGATCAACGCCGCGCTGGCCGCAAAGAAAACCGCACTGGCCGATGCCGCGCTCGAAGAGCGCCTGAAGTCCGAATGGCTCGACGTCACGCTGCCGTCGCGCCACGCACGTCAAGGCACGGTCCACCCGATCAGCCAAGTGACTGAAGAGGTCATGGCGATCTTCGCTGATATGGGCTTCACCGTGGCCGAAGGCCCCCAGATCGAAAGCGACTGGTACAACTTCGACGCCCTGAACATCCCCAGCCACCACTCGGCCCGCGCCGAGATGGACACCTTCTATATGAAGACGCCGGAAGGTTCGAACGACGCACCGCCGGTGCTCCGCACTCACACCTCGCCGGTGCAGATCCGTGCGCTTGAAAAGAACGGCGCCCCGATCCGCGTGATCGCACCGGGCCGCGTGTATCGCGCCGACTACGACCAGACCCACACCCCGATGTTCAATCAGGTCGAGGGCCTCGCCATCGGCAAAGACATCAGCATGGCGAACCTGAAGTGGGTGCTTGAGGAATTCCTCTCTGCCTTCTTCGGTAAGCGCGTGAAGACCCGTTTCCGCGCCTCGCACTTCCCGTTCACCGAGCCGTCGGCTGAGGTTGACGTCCAGTGCAAGTGGGAAGACGGCAAGGTCACCGTGGGTGAGGGCGACGACTGGCTCGAAATCCTCGGCTCCGGCATGGTGCACCCGAAGGTTCTGGAAGCCGCAGGCGTCGATCCGAACGAATGGCAGGGTTTTGCCTTCGGTATCGGCATCGACCGTATCGCCATGCTGAAATACGGCATCCCCGACCTGCGCGCCTTCTTCGACAGCGATCTGCGCTGGCTGCGCCACTACGGTTTCTCTGCCCTCGACGTGCCGACCCTGCACGGCGGTCTGAGCCGCTAA
- the rpmI gene encoding 50S ribosomal protein L35 → MPKMKTKSSAKKRFKVTASGKVKAGQAGKRHGMIKRTTKFIRDARGTTTLSAPDAKIVKSYMPYDR, encoded by the coding sequence ATGCCCAAAATGAAGACTAAATCGAGCGCCAAAAAGCGCTTCAAAGTGACCGCGTCCGGCAAGGTCAAAGCTGGTCAGGCTGGCAAGCGCCACGGCATGATCAAACGCACCACGAAGTTCATCCGTGACGCTCGTGGCACCACGACGCTCTCCGCACCCGATGCGAAGATCGTCAAGTCCTACATGCCCTACGACCGCTAA
- a CDS encoding ABC transporter substrate-binding protein yields the protein MFQKSIISLAALTAMAAPAFAETNIPFALDWKFEGPSAPYFLAVDNGTFAEKDLSVEISEGAGSLDAIPKVATGAFPLGFADINSLMRFLDQNPGAPVTAIMMIYDAPPFAVVGRKSLGIEEPADLEGKVLGAPPPDGAWAQFPIFAAQTGLDMDAITVEPVGFPTREPMLAAGEVAAVTGFSFSSTLNLKRLGVEEDDLSVLLMTDYGVDLYGNAIIVNTDFASENPEVVTAFLEAIGEGWKDAIADPDAAIDALIARNPAADAGIEKERLEMAISDNVNTAYVQENGFGGIDDERMANAIEQTKTVYEFTNAPDASLYFDSSYLPEGGFSLE from the coding sequence GTGTTTCAGAAATCAATCATCTCACTCGCCGCGCTGACTGCCATGGCTGCTCCGGCGTTCGCGGAAACCAACATTCCTTTTGCGCTCGACTGGAAATTCGAAGGCCCGTCCGCACCCTATTTCCTCGCAGTCGACAATGGCACCTTTGCTGAAAAGGACCTGTCGGTGGAAATCTCCGAAGGCGCAGGTTCGCTTGACGCGATCCCGAAAGTTGCCACCGGTGCGTTCCCGCTCGGCTTTGCCGATATCAACTCGCTGATGCGTTTCCTTGACCAGAACCCCGGCGCGCCTGTCACCGCGATCATGATGATCTACGACGCGCCGCCGTTTGCAGTCGTTGGCCGCAAGTCGCTCGGCATCGAAGAGCCCGCCGACCTTGAGGGCAAAGTTCTTGGCGCTCCGCCGCCCGATGGTGCATGGGCACAGTTCCCGATCTTCGCCGCGCAGACCGGCCTCGACATGGACGCGATCACTGTGGAGCCGGTGGGCTTCCCGACCCGCGAGCCGATGCTGGCCGCTGGCGAAGTCGCCGCCGTTACTGGCTTCTCGTTCTCGTCGACGCTGAACCTCAAGCGCCTCGGTGTGGAAGAGGACGACCTGTCAGTGCTGCTGATGACCGACTACGGCGTGGACCTCTACGGCAACGCGATCATCGTGAACACCGACTTCGCTTCGGAAAACCCCGAGGTTGTGACCGCCTTCCTCGAAGCGATCGGTGAAGGCTGGAAGGACGCGATCGCCGACCCCGACGCGGCCATCGACGCTCTGATCGCCCGCAACCCTGCAGCAGACGCGGGCATTGAAAAAGAGCGCCTCGAAATGGCGATCTCGGACAACGTGAACACCGCCTACGTGCAGGAAAATGGCTTCGGCGGCATTGATGACGAGCGCATGGCGAACGCCATCGAACAGACCAAGACCGTCTACGAGTTCACCAACGCACCCGACGCGTCGCTCTATTTCGACAGCAGCTACCTGCCCGAGGGCGGGTTCTCGCTCGAATAA
- a CDS encoding prephenate dehydratase, whose product MTGRIAFQGELGAYGHQACVETRPDFEPFPCTSFEDTIESVRKGEAELGMVAVENSTYGRVADVHHLLPKSGLHIIDEAFVRVHVNLLGVKGAKVEDVREAHGHTVILPQCAGFLREHGIKPVASSDNARAAREVAELGDVSRGALASELAADIYGLNVLARHIEDQANNTTRFLIMARDADFRRRGKFGMMTSFVFRVRNIPAALYKAMGGFATNGVNMTKLESYMVDGHFTATQFYAEIEGHPDDRNVQLAMEELDYFTDYIKLMGVFPAAARRYERS is encoded by the coding sequence ATGACCGGACGTATCGCATTTCAGGGTGAACTGGGCGCCTATGGCCATCAGGCCTGCGTCGAGACTCGTCCCGATTTTGAACCTTTTCCATGCACTTCGTTCGAGGACACCATCGAATCCGTCCGCAAAGGCGAGGCTGAACTCGGCATGGTCGCGGTCGAGAATTCGACCTATGGCCGCGTCGCTGACGTGCACCATCTGCTGCCGAAAAGCGGCCTGCATATCATCGATGAAGCCTTCGTCCGCGTTCATGTGAACCTGCTCGGAGTCAAAGGTGCCAAGGTCGAAGACGTGCGCGAGGCCCACGGTCACACGGTCATCCTTCCGCAATGCGCAGGCTTCCTGCGTGAACACGGTATCAAGCCCGTTGCCAGCAGCGACAATGCCCGCGCAGCTCGCGAAGTTGCGGAACTTGGCGATGTGAGCCGCGGTGCGCTCGCCAGCGAACTGGCAGCAGATATCTACGGTTTGAATGTTCTTGCGCGTCACATCGAGGATCAGGCCAACAACACCACCCGCTTCCTGATCATGGCGCGTGACGCCGATTTCCGCCGTCGTGGTAAGTTCGGAATGATGACCAGCTTTGTCTTCCGCGTCCGCAACATCCCCGCAGCTTTGTACAAGGCGATGGGCGGTTTCGCGACCAATGGCGTCAACATGACCAAGCTGGAAAGCTACATGGTCGACGGCCATTTCACCGCGACGCAATTCTATGCAGAGATCGAAGGCCACCCCGACGATCGCAATGTACAACTTGCGATGGAAGAGCTCGACTACTTCACCGACTACATCAAACTGATGGGTGTGTTCCCCGCCGCCGCGCGTAGATACGAGCGCAGCTAA
- the rplT gene encoding 50S ribosomal protein L20 has protein sequence MSRTKGGTVTHRRHKKVLDAAKGYYDRRSRTFKVARQAVDKANQYATRDRKTRKRNFRALWIQRINAAVRAYDESLTYSKFINGLAKAGIEVDRKVLADLAVHEPEAFNAIAEKARAALAA, from the coding sequence ATGTCGCGCACCAAAGGTGGTACCGTCACTCATCGTCGTCACAAGAAGGTCCTTGACGCGGCCAAAGGTTATTATGACCGCCGCTCCCGCACCTTCAAAGTCGCTCGTCAGGCCGTAGACAAGGCCAACCAATATGCGACCCGCGACCGTAAGACCCGCAAGCGTAATTTCCGCGCTCTGTGGATCCAGCGTATCAACGCTGCTGTCCGTGCATATGACGAATCGCTGACCTACTCGAAGTTCATCAACGGTCTGGCCAAAGCCGGTATCGAAGTTGACCGTAAGGTTCTTGCTGATCTGGCCGTCCACGAGCCGGAAGCATTTAACGCAATCGCTGAAAAGGCACGTGCCGCTCTGGCCGCCTAA
- the pheT gene encoding phenylalanine--tRNA ligase subunit beta: MKFTLSWLKQHLDTDASLTEIEEALTDLGLEVEGVENPADALKSFTIAKVTSAEQHPDADRLRVCKVASDEGEVQIVCGAPNAREGITVVLAKPGDYVPGIDVTLSVGNIRGVESRGMMCSERELELSDEHNGIIELPSGEVGQTFVDWLAQNDPSKIEPVIEIAITPNRGDALGVRGIARDLAARGLGKLKPLSVESVEASFKSDIDVTIDDDTLDGCPLFCGRLIKGVKNGPSPQWLQDRLTAIGLRPISFLVDVTNFYTYDLNRPLHVFDADKVNGNLRVHRAAGGEEIVALDEKSYTIPAGTMIISDDTGVESIAGIMGGEVTGCTDETVNVFVESAWWDPIQIAYAGRALKINSDARYRFERGVDPEFTPEGLEHAVRMIVDIAGGEASELVQAGAVPDHSRAYKLDSKRVQSLVGMDIPESEQRQTLTALGFRMEKDMAHVPSWRPDVQGEADLVEEVARIASLTKLEGKPLSRASAGVPKPVLTPMQVRTSTGRRTAASLGYNECVTYSFIDEAADKLFGGGTDVTRLENPISSDMSHMRSDLLPGLLRAAARNQARGIADLALFEVGHVFHGVEPNQQNLQIAGILVGRTGPKDVHGASRPVDLYDAKADAEAILAAIGAPAKMQIMRGGPDWFHPSRHGRFCLGPKKTLGVFGELHPKIISEFDLKGPVVAFTIFPQDIPLPKNATSSRPAMDISELQAVERDFAFIVDADVEALTLVNAAAGADKALIEEVRVFDEFIGGSLGEGKKSLAITVRLQPKDATLKDKDIEAVGAKIIEKVTKATGGTLRG, encoded by the coding sequence ATGAAATTCACTCTTTCCTGGCTCAAGCAGCACCTCGATACCGATGCGTCGCTGACTGAAATCGAAGAAGCGCTGACCGACCTCGGTCTTGAAGTCGAAGGCGTCGAGAACCCCGCCGATGCGCTGAAGTCGTTCACCATCGCTAAGGTCACCAGCGCCGAGCAGCATCCCGATGCAGACCGTCTGCGCGTCTGCAAGGTCGCTTCGGACGAAGGCGAAGTGCAGATCGTTTGCGGCGCACCGAACGCGCGCGAAGGCATCACCGTCGTTCTGGCCAAGCCGGGCGACTACGTGCCGGGGATCGACGTGACGCTGAGCGTGGGCAACATCCGCGGCGTTGAAAGCCGCGGTATGATGTGTTCCGAGCGCGAGCTGGAACTGTCGGACGAGCACAACGGCATTATCGAACTTCCCTCGGGCGAAGTCGGCCAGACCTTTGTCGACTGGCTCGCGCAGAACGACCCGTCGAAGATCGAACCGGTCATCGAGATTGCGATCACGCCGAACCGCGGTGACGCTCTGGGGGTTCGCGGCATTGCGCGCGACCTTGCTGCGCGTGGTCTGGGCAAGCTCAAGCCGCTCTCAGTTGAGTCGGTTGAGGCTTCATTCAAGTCGGACATCGACGTCACCATTGACGACGACACGCTGGACGGCTGCCCGCTGTTCTGTGGTCGCCTGATCAAAGGCGTGAAGAACGGCCCGTCGCCGCAGTGGCTTCAGGACCGTCTGACCGCTATCGGCCTGCGCCCGATCTCGTTCCTCGTGGACGTGACGAACTTCTACACCTACGACCTGAACCGCCCGCTGCACGTCTTTGACGCGGACAAGGTTAACGGAAACCTGCGCGTTCACCGCGCTGCGGGTGGTGAAGAGATCGTTGCCCTCGACGAAAAGAGCTACACCATCCCCGCCGGCACCATGATCATCTCGGATGACACCGGTGTCGAGAGCATCGCGGGTATCATGGGTGGTGAAGTCACCGGCTGCACCGACGAGACCGTCAATGTCTTCGTCGAAAGCGCGTGGTGGGATCCGATCCAGATCGCCTATGCGGGCCGTGCGCTCAAGATCAACTCCGATGCACGCTACCGTTTTGAACGCGGAGTCGATCCGGAGTTCACGCCCGAGGGCCTCGAACATGCCGTGCGCATGATCGTCGACATCGCTGGTGGTGAAGCGTCCGAGCTGGTTCAAGCCGGTGCCGTTCCGGATCACAGCCGTGCTTACAAGCTGGATTCGAAGCGCGTTCAAAGCCTCGTTGGCATGGATATCCCCGAAAGCGAACAGCGCCAGACGCTGACCGCGCTCGGTTTCCGCATGGAAAAGGATATGGCGCACGTTCCGTCGTGGCGTCCGGACGTTCAGGGCGAAGCTGACCTCGTCGAAGAAGTCGCCCGCATCGCATCGCTGACCAAGCTTGAAGGCAAGCCGCTTTCGCGTGCCTCGGCTGGCGTACCGAAGCCGGTTCTTACCCCGATGCAGGTGCGCACCTCGACTGGCCGCCGCACCGCTGCGTCGCTCGGTTACAACGAGTGCGTCACCTATTCGTTCATCGACGAAGCGGCCGACAAGCTGTTTGGCGGTGGCACCGATGTGACCCGTTTGGAGAACCCGATTTCGTCCGACATGAGCCACATGCGTTCGGACCTGCTGCCGGGCCTGCTGCGTGCAGCCGCTCGCAATCAGGCGCGCGGCATCGCTGACCTCGCGCTGTTCGAAGTCGGTCATGTCTTCCACGGCGTAGAGCCGAACCAGCAGAACCTGCAAATCGCGGGTATCCTCGTTGGTCGGACTGGTCCGAAGGATGTCCACGGCGCATCGCGTCCGGTCGATCTTTATGATGCCAAGGCCGATGCAGAGGCGATCCTCGCGGCGATCGGTGCTCCGGCAAAGATGCAGATCATGCGCGGCGGTCCGGATTGGTTCCACCCCAGTCGTCATGGTCGCTTCTGCCTCGGACCGAAGAAGACGCTCGGCGTCTTCGGTGAACTTCACCCGAAAATCATCAGCGAGTTTGACCTCAAAGGGCCGGTCGTGGCCTTCACGATCTTCCCGCAGGATATCCCGCTGCCGAAGAACGCGACCTCCAGCCGTCCGGCAATGGATATCTCCGAACTGCAAGCGGTCGAGCGTGATTTTGCGTTCATCGTCGACGCGGATGTCGAGGCTCTGACGCTGGTCAACGCCGCTGCAGGTGCCGACAAGGCGCTGATCGAAGAAGTTCGCGTGTTCGACGAATTCATCGGTGGCAGCCTAGGTGAAGGTAAGAAATCGCTCGCGATTACTGTCCGCCTCCAGCCCAAGGATGCGACGCTGAAGGACAAGGATATCGAGGCCGTTGGTGCCAAGATCATCGAGAAAGTGACCAAGGCCACGGGCGGGACGCTCCGCGGCTAA
- a CDS encoding SRPBCC family protein, with protein MRFSTKEDIEAPIAHVYERVTDFRMFERSILRRGIDLRRNDDSETVHVGTAWDVNFRYRSKERSAHIEMTRLDAPSHMSAKFESGGIDGQTTLELVPLSPSRTRMMLVVDLSPRTLAARLLLQSLKLAKGNLTHRFKSKVADVAEDIETAYTGI; from the coding sequence GTGCGTTTCTCGACCAAAGAAGACATCGAAGCTCCGATCGCGCACGTCTATGAACGTGTCACCGATTTCCGGATGTTCGAGCGTTCTATCCTGCGTCGGGGAATTGATCTGCGCCGCAACGACGACAGTGAAACCGTGCACGTCGGCACCGCTTGGGACGTGAACTTCCGCTATCGTAGCAAGGAACGCTCCGCCCATATCGAGATGACTCGCCTTGATGCGCCGTCACATATGTCGGCCAAGTTCGAATCCGGCGGGATTGATGGGCAGACGACGTTGGAGCTGGTGCCGTTGTCGCCGTCGCGCACCCGTATGATGCTGGTTGTTGATCTGTCTCCGCGCACGCTGGCAGCGCGTCTTTTGCTCCAGTCGCTCAAGCTGGCGAAGGGCAACCTGACCCACCGCTTCAAGAGTAAGGTTGCCGATGTGGCCGAGGACATCGAAACGGCCTACACCGGCATCTAA